The Stenotrophomonas maltophilia genome includes a region encoding these proteins:
- a CDS encoding alkene reductase, with product MMFTPHRLGALTLPNRIVMPPMTRSRAADGNVATAEMAAYYAQRASAGLIVSEGTQISQQGQGYAWTPGIHSAEQVQGWRQVTDAVHAAGGRIYAQLWHVGRVSHVALQPDGAAPVSSSALLAEGVKVFVDPTGAGPEAGVGEMIQHSMPRALREDEIPGIVADYAQAARNALAAGFDGVELHGANGYLINQFIDSQANQRTDAYGGSLQNRLRFLREVVQAVVEVAGGERVGVRLAPLTTLQGAVDDTPQATYLAAAHLLGEMGVGYLHIAEADWDDAPPMPVAFKQALRMVYPGTLIYAGKYTAERANPDLPERLRTGAALNLPDRATFFGGGAEGFTDYPALEESVAA from the coding sequence ATGATGTTCACCCCCCACCGCCTGGGTGCGTTGACGCTGCCCAACCGCATCGTGATGCCGCCGATGACCCGCTCGCGCGCCGCCGATGGCAACGTCGCCACCGCGGAAATGGCCGCCTACTATGCGCAACGCGCCAGCGCCGGCCTGATCGTCAGCGAAGGTACCCAGATCAGCCAGCAGGGCCAGGGCTATGCCTGGACCCCGGGCATCCACAGCGCCGAGCAGGTGCAGGGCTGGCGGCAGGTGACCGATGCGGTGCACGCCGCCGGTGGCCGCATCTACGCCCAGCTGTGGCACGTCGGCCGTGTCTCGCATGTGGCCCTGCAGCCCGATGGCGCGGCGCCGGTGTCTTCCTCGGCATTGCTCGCCGAAGGCGTGAAAGTGTTCGTCGACCCGACTGGGGCGGGTCCCGAAGCCGGTGTGGGCGAGATGATCCAGCACTCGATGCCGCGCGCGCTGCGCGAGGACGAGATTCCCGGCATCGTCGCCGATTACGCGCAGGCCGCGCGCAATGCGCTGGCCGCGGGATTTGATGGTGTGGAACTGCACGGCGCCAACGGCTACCTGATCAACCAGTTCATCGATTCGCAGGCCAACCAGCGCACCGATGCCTACGGCGGCTCACTGCAGAATCGCCTGCGCTTCCTGCGCGAGGTGGTGCAGGCGGTGGTCGAGGTTGCCGGTGGCGAGCGTGTGGGCGTGCGCCTGGCGCCGCTGACCACGCTGCAGGGGGCGGTGGACGATACGCCGCAGGCGACCTATCTGGCTGCCGCACACCTGCTCGGTGAGATGGGGGTGGGCTACCTGCACATTGCCGAGGCCGACTGGGACGATGCACCGCCGATGCCGGTGGCGTTCAAGCAGGCGCTGCGCATGGTCTACCCGGGCACGCTGATCTACGCCGGCAAGTACACCGCCGAGCGCGCCAACCCGGATCTGCCCGAGCGCCTGCGTACGGGTGCGGCGCTGAATCTTCCGGATCGCGCCACGTTCTTTGGCGGTGGTGCGGAGGGTTTCACTGATTACCCGGCGCTGGAAGAGAGCGTCGCTGCCTGA
- a CDS encoding winged helix-turn-helix transcriptional regulator: MAFPGDVYAADCSARDALALISGKWVMLLLPALAQGPLRNGALLRKIEGISQKVLTQTLRQLERNGLVERCDRGSKPLHVEYRLTEVARGLVETLSALDRWAEHNFPALDAARERFDAR, encoded by the coding sequence ATGGCCTTTCCCGGGGATGTCTATGCCGCCGACTGTTCGGCACGCGATGCGCTTGCGCTGATTTCAGGCAAGTGGGTGATGCTGCTGCTGCCGGCATTGGCGCAGGGCCCGCTTCGCAACGGCGCGTTGCTGCGGAAGATCGAAGGCATCTCGCAGAAGGTGCTGACCCAGACCCTGCGCCAGCTGGAGCGCAATGGGCTGGTCGAGCGGTGTGACCGGGGCAGCAAACCACTGCATGTGGAGTACCGCCTGACCGAGGTCGCGCGCGGCCTGGTCGAGACGCTGTCCGCCCTGGATCGCTGGGCCGAGCACAACTTCCCGGCGCTCGATGCGGCCCGCGAGCGCTTCGACGCGCGCTAG
- a CDS encoding EcsC family protein — MNEPILLPRDIAHDARDWSDLQRAVALLEAPTLTARMANLVGTPLEFAVKALPSSVSNRIHGAVQAALTKSAQAALWSMDNTPGKGASTRWHKLAAATSGAVGGAFGFAALFIELPVSTTIMMRAVADVARSEGFDLSEFSTRQACLEVFALGGNSPRDDASETGYYLARGFTTDVMRHLSAELAGRVVTGRDLTLGVAPKEAGKLLAKMVEKVAARFGVVVTEKFAAQAVPIVGAAAGATLNTMFTDYYQDMARGHFIVRRLELKYGEDVVRACYDRVAHGAVKIEPRLE; from the coding sequence ATGAACGAGCCCATCCTGCTCCCCCGCGACATCGCCCACGACGCCCGCGACTGGTCCGACCTGCAGCGGGCGGTGGCCCTGCTGGAAGCGCCGACCCTCACCGCGCGCATGGCCAATCTGGTCGGCACGCCGCTGGAGTTCGCGGTGAAGGCGCTGCCCAGCTCGGTCTCCAACCGCATCCACGGTGCGGTGCAGGCGGCGTTGACCAAGTCGGCGCAGGCGGCGCTGTGGAGCATGGACAACACACCCGGCAAGGGGGCGTCCACCCGCTGGCACAAGCTGGCGGCAGCCACCTCGGGGGCGGTCGGCGGGGCCTTCGGCTTTGCCGCCTTGTTTATCGAACTGCCGGTGTCGACCACCATCATGATGCGCGCCGTGGCCGACGTGGCCCGCAGCGAGGGCTTCGACCTGTCCGAGTTCAGCACCCGGCAGGCGTGCCTGGAGGTGTTCGCGCTCGGTGGCAACTCGCCGCGCGACGACGCCAGCGAGACCGGCTACTACCTGGCCCGCGGCTTCACCACCGACGTGATGCGGCATCTTTCGGCCGAACTGGCTGGGCGTGTGGTGACCGGCCGCGACCTGACCCTGGGCGTGGCACCGAAAGAAGCTGGAAAGCTGCTGGCGAAGATGGTGGAAAAGGTGGCGGCGCGCTTCGGCGTGGTGGTCACTGAGAAATTCGCCGCACAGGCGGTGCCGATCGTCGGTGCTGCCGCCGGTGCAACACTGAATACCATGTTCACCGACTACTACCAGGACATGGCGCGCGGGCACTTCATCGTGCGCCGGCTCGAGCTGAAGTACGGGGAAGATGTGGTGCGCGCCTGCTATGACCGCGTGGCGCATGGCGCGGTGAAGATCGAGCCAAGGCTGGAGTAG
- a CDS encoding mechanosensitive ion channel family protein produces the protein MIAAAAPAAPAATPWFHSLDWERLLETYGVPLLAAIVVLLVGLWVARRLSNAMPRATARMGVDPMLGSFLRNVVYAASLVIVVVLAIGTLGVQITPLLAVLGTAGLAVGLALKDSLSNIASGVMLVTLRPFRVGDVVTVAGQTGTVREVRIFQTVLTGADNQHTTIPNTLITAAPIINLTAEPTRRVELVIGIGYEDNIQLARDTALALMKADPRVLQTPAPDVVVYELGAHAINLGIRCYVKSADWFGTKVTLLEQLKLGYDKAGINIPYPQQDMHLYLHGKDGGVVQADALVRDKP, from the coding sequence ATGATCGCCGCAGCAGCACCCGCCGCCCCCGCCGCAACGCCCTGGTTCCACTCGCTCGACTGGGAACGCCTGCTGGAAACCTACGGCGTGCCGTTGCTGGCCGCGATCGTGGTGCTGCTGGTGGGCCTGTGGGTGGCACGTCGCTTGTCCAATGCAATGCCGCGCGCCACTGCGCGCATGGGTGTGGACCCGATGCTGGGCAGCTTCCTGCGCAACGTGGTGTATGCCGCCTCACTGGTGATCGTGGTGGTGCTGGCCATTGGGACTCTGGGCGTGCAGATCACCCCGCTGCTGGCCGTGCTCGGCACCGCTGGCCTGGCGGTCGGTCTGGCATTGAAGGATTCGCTGTCCAACATCGCCTCGGGCGTGATGCTGGTGACGCTGCGACCGTTCCGCGTGGGCGATGTGGTCACGGTGGCCGGCCAGACCGGCACCGTGCGCGAAGTGCGCATCTTCCAGACCGTGCTAACCGGCGCTGACAACCAGCACACCACCATTCCGAACACGCTGATCACCGCCGCGCCGATCATCAACCTCACCGCGGAGCCGACACGCCGCGTCGAACTGGTGATCGGCATCGGCTACGAGGACAACATCCAGCTGGCACGCGACACCGCGCTGGCGCTGATGAAGGCCGACCCGCGCGTGCTGCAGACCCCCGCACCGGACGTGGTGGTCTACGAGCTGGGCGCACACGCCATCAACCTCGGCATCCGCTGCTACGTGAAGTCGGCCGACTGGTTCGGCACCAAGGTCACGCTGCTGGAGCAGCTGAAGCTGGGCTATGACAAGGCCGGCATCAACATCCCGTACCCGCAGCAGGACATGCACCTGTACCTGCATGGCAAGGATGGCGGCGTGGTTCAGGCCGACGCGCTGGTGCGCGACAAGCCGTGA
- the orn gene encoding oligoribonuclease translates to MADTGAANERLIWIDLEMTGLDTDNDSIIEIATVVTDAQLNVLAEGPEFAIHHPLETLEAMDEWNRNQHRRSGLWQRVVDSTTTLGQAEAQTVNFLAQWIPAGLSPMCGNSICQDRRFLHRQMPRLEKYFHYRNLDVSTVKELAKRWAPSVAAGVGKNSNHTALSDVHDSIAELRHYRQFMGALSGLPTA, encoded by the coding sequence ATGGCGGACACCGGCGCGGCCAACGAACGACTGATCTGGATCGACCTGGAAATGACCGGGTTGGACACCGACAACGATTCGATCATCGAGATCGCCACCGTGGTCACCGACGCCCAGCTGAACGTACTGGCCGAAGGTCCGGAATTCGCCATCCATCATCCGCTGGAAACGCTGGAGGCGATGGACGAGTGGAACCGCAACCAGCATCGTCGTTCGGGCCTGTGGCAGCGCGTGGTGGACAGCACCACCACCCTCGGCCAGGCCGAGGCGCAGACGGTGAACTTCCTGGCGCAGTGGATCCCGGCCGGCCTTTCGCCGATGTGCGGCAACTCGATCTGCCAGGATCGCCGCTTCCTGCACCGCCAGATGCCGCGCCTGGAGAAGTACTTCCATTACCGCAACCTGGACGTGTCCACGGTGAAGGAGCTGGCCAAGCGCTGGGCGCCGAGCGTGGCCGCCGGCGTCGGCAAGAACAGCAACCACACCGCGCTGAGCGACGTGCACGACTCGATCGCCGAGCTGCGCCATTACCGCCAGTTCATGGGCGCGCTGTCGGGCTTGCCCACGGCCTGA
- the tadA gene encoding tRNA adenosine(34) deaminase TadA encodes MTDVLGVPVHDADEHWMRHALALAERAQREFDEIPVGAVLVGADGQLLGEGWNLNIASHDPSAHAEIVAMRAGGKLLANHRLLGSTLYVTLEPCAMCAMAIVHARVSRLVYGASDPKTGACGSVFDLLGDARHNHRVEIHGGVLAKEASTRLTNYFRAKRGKPPLLLEDHVGEG; translated from the coding sequence ATGACCGATGTCCTGGGTGTACCGGTGCACGACGCCGATGAACACTGGATGCGCCATGCACTGGCCCTGGCCGAGCGCGCGCAGCGTGAGTTCGACGAGATTCCGGTCGGGGCGGTGCTGGTGGGCGCCGACGGCCAGCTGCTGGGCGAGGGCTGGAACCTCAACATCGCCTCGCACGACCCCAGCGCGCATGCCGAGATCGTGGCCATGCGGGCCGGTGGAAAGCTGCTCGCCAACCATCGCCTGCTTGGCAGCACGCTGTACGTGACCTTGGAGCCGTGCGCGATGTGCGCGATGGCGATCGTGCATGCGCGCGTTTCGCGCCTGGTCTACGGCGCCAGCGACCCCAAGACCGGTGCGTGCGGCAGCGTGTTCGACCTGCTCGGCGATGCCCGCCACAACCACCGGGTCGAGATCCACGGCGGGGTGCTGGCCAAGGAAGCCAGTACGCGCCTGACCAATTATTTCCGCGCCAAGCGTGGCAAGCCGCCGCTGCTGCTGGAAGACCACGTCGGCGAGGGCTGA